DNA from Methanococcus voltae:
GAAGACCTGGAAAACCTGGAGATAGAAGACCTCAAGGAAAAGGAAAACCTCAAAGAAGAGATGGAAACAAAGACGGAAGAGATAGGGGAGACAGAAACGATAAAAAAGACGGAAGAGACGGAAGAGATAGAAGGGATAGAAGAGATAATCGAGATAATAAAAATAGAGATTCCAGAAATAGACCGGACAATAAAAACAAGAACAATGATAAAAATATGAATAAAGGCGGTAAAGGTAAAAACAACCAAGGTCAAGCTGGCAAAGGAGAAAAACGTAAAGTTGAAAGAGTTGTTATCGGAAAAACGTCTTCAAAAATTAACAAATAATTATAATGAAAATAATAATGAAAAATATAATAAATATTTTTAAAAATATTTTATTTTAAATTTAAAATGTCGGTGGTCATATGGCAAAAGTTAAGGAAAAATTTGATAACGTATTTGAATTAGATTTGGGCGATGGAATCAAGAGAATTGGTACAAAATCGTTAGTACATAATAAAAGGGTATACGGCGAAAAATTAGTTAATATTAAAAATACCGAGTATAGGGTATGGAATCCGAATAAAAGTAAATTGGGAGCTTCCATTATTAATGGATTAAAAGAAATGCCGATTAAAAAAGGTAGTAAAGTTTTATACCTGGGAGCTTCTGCAGGTACAACACCTTCACACGTTGCAGACGTTGCGGAAAATTCGCCTGTTTATGCCGTTGAGTTTGCACCAAGAATTATGAGGGAGTTTGTTGAAAGTTGCGAAGGTAGGAAAAACCTATTTCCTATTTTAGGCGATGCAAACAAGCCAGA
Protein-coding regions in this window:
- a CDS encoding fibrillarin-like rRNA/tRNA 2'-O-methyltransferase — its product is MAKVKEKFDNVFELDLGDGIKRIGTKSLVHNKRVYGEKLVNIKNTEYRVWNPNKSKLGASIINGLKEMPIKKGSKVLYLGASAGTTPSHVADVAENSPVYAVEFAPRIMREFVESCEGRKNLFPILGDANKPEEYANIVEKVDVIFEDVAQPNQAEILIKNAKWFLKEGGFGMISIKARSVDVTENPKVIFEAQKEIMEQNGFTIIDAINIEPFEKDHILFVGIWNGQ